In one Mesosutterella faecium genomic region, the following are encoded:
- a CDS encoding LysR family transcriptional regulator, whose protein sequence is MNLESLTYRHLRVFLALYKSRSASRVAEELKMTNSAITRTIACLREIFSDQLFVRTNKGFEVTAKATEIAPFISHLTEQYRKLDKEFAGFQPDQSESYFEILLYDEFCFAVQKVIREEILPVAPHMHFNVRILNYDCGSDIASGKVDFAVVYEGFDDKRLNYECFAHTHDIYLLFRKGHPLEGRTDLTVEDLARYRVLEIDNYDDLACPLLVEVCRQYGGQMGIDEYTESVSAAFQTLAETDSVTVVCNQFTLNFADSVKNLSYVRLPAAIQGRIKAMRNQVRPIGNYVVYGNANQSQAFRFVKDKLVGGLGQAWQAAEKMRR, encoded by the coding sequence ATGAATCTGGAATCGCTCACATATCGACACTTAAGAGTTTTTCTGGCTCTGTACAAATCACGCAGCGCGAGCAGGGTGGCAGAAGAACTGAAGATGACGAACTCGGCCATCACCCGGACGATCGCCTGTCTGCGCGAAATTTTTTCCGACCAGCTGTTCGTAAGGACTAACAAAGGCTTCGAGGTTACGGCCAAGGCTACGGAAATCGCTCCCTTCATCAGCCACCTGACCGAACAGTATCGGAAACTCGACAAAGAGTTTGCGGGATTTCAGCCGGATCAGTCCGAAAGCTACTTTGAAATACTGCTTTACGACGAATTCTGCTTCGCAGTTCAAAAGGTCATCCGCGAGGAAATCCTTCCGGTAGCACCGCACATGCATTTCAACGTGCGCATCCTGAACTACGACTGCGGATCCGACATCGCCAGCGGAAAAGTTGATTTTGCCGTTGTCTATGAAGGTTTCGATGACAAGCGGCTCAATTACGAATGCTTTGCGCACACCCACGACATCTACCTTCTCTTTAGGAAAGGGCACCCTCTTGAAGGGCGGACGGATTTGACTGTGGAGGACCTGGCGCGCTATCGGGTCCTCGAAATAGACAACTACGACGATCTGGCCTGCCCTCTCCTCGTGGAGGTCTGCAGACAGTACGGGGGCCAGATGGGGATCGACGAATACACCGAAAGTGTGTCGGCTGCATTCCAGACACTGGCTGAGACGGATTCCGTCACGGTGGTCTGCAACCAGTTCACGCTCAATTTCGCGGATTCTGTGAAAAACCTGAGCTATGTCAGGCTGCCTGCAGCCATCCAGGGGCGCATCAAGGCGATGCGCAATCAGGTGAGGCCGATCGGAAATTACGTGGTTTATGGAAACGCCAATCAGTCTCAGGCTTTCCGTTTTGTGAAGGACAAGCTTGTCGGAGGGCTGGGACAGGCCTGGCAGGCGGCAGAAAAAATGCGGAGGTGA
- a CDS encoding molybdopterin-dependent oxidoreductase yields the protein MRVSRRDLLKGAGATVAVGGLSGLMIGSASAMHSVGANPVLLDKRSGTVKYHSCLRNCADRCLMKFRVQDGRMTFVSGAEEQFKTGTCPCVKGQTYVEYTYAPDRILHPMVRVGEKGSGKWKRITWDEAWDILVKKTNEVVEKYGSEAVLPYSYSGNYGAIGMRAAGDRFFNRLGSSVLDRLVCTEGGVAGYGSVQGTTDGPDPETIPGCDCYVSWGFNETVSNVHGIKYINMARDNGAKVLAVNPNRTPICSQADVYLQPRPSTDAYVAVGVMKYMLEHGLEDKEFMEKCCIGADKAVARINSISWDEIVKTTDLKREEIEEWAKVYCNAKKVIIRGGYGMQRNFNGARMTRAIGIMQAMHGMFDKPNAGIIYDNVRPITGMNLDKGRGNFLRKGEQQHVNMTDLDTALLGENPTTEGRKIKPIHELVIYNGNPVAVSPNVNQVIRNLKRDDLFVVGFDMIMTDSMQYCDLLLPASTQFETDDIIGDYQCWFVQICEKVIEPLGESKPNLTFFEEWAHRMGYTDPAFDETAFDIMRDFLTDAAPWYKGVTVERLQKEKFIKLPLPESVPVRHGQKCGTPSGKIELYSESMKKAGFDPVVDLGLPESEMPPEEKKLPFRMLSPGIPQRVNSSFYNVKYIRAFNAYECEINPADAKKLGIAAGDRVKLSNQRGTAYFIARLTTRVRPGVVRTTKCNWRSTNPFGHNTNTNSLTTGKLSDLGGGSAYHSTRVAVAKA from the coding sequence ATGAGAGTTTCTCGTCGTGATTTATTGAAAGGTGCGGGGGCTACTGTTGCAGTAGGCGGCCTGTCCGGCCTCATGATTGGCTCCGCGAGCGCAATGCATTCCGTTGGCGCCAATCCGGTGCTGCTTGATAAGCGCAGCGGGACGGTGAAGTACCACAGCTGCCTGAGAAACTGCGCTGACCGCTGTCTCATGAAGTTCCGCGTCCAGGACGGACGCATGACCTTTGTGAGCGGCGCCGAGGAGCAGTTCAAAACCGGAACGTGCCCCTGCGTGAAGGGCCAGACGTACGTGGAATACACCTATGCACCCGACCGGATCCTGCACCCGATGGTGCGGGTAGGGGAAAAGGGTTCCGGAAAGTGGAAGCGCATCACCTGGGACGAGGCATGGGATATCCTCGTCAAGAAAACCAATGAAGTCGTAGAAAAATACGGTTCTGAAGCCGTACTGCCGTATTCCTACTCCGGCAACTACGGTGCGATCGGCATGAGAGCCGCAGGAGACCGGTTCTTTAACCGTCTGGGTTCCTCGGTGCTGGACCGTTTGGTCTGTACGGAAGGCGGCGTCGCGGGCTACGGCAGCGTACAGGGCACGACCGACGGCCCGGATCCCGAAACCATTCCGGGGTGCGACTGCTATGTGTCCTGGGGCTTCAACGAAACCGTTTCCAACGTCCATGGCATCAAATACATCAACATGGCACGTGACAACGGCGCGAAAGTTCTGGCCGTCAACCCCAACCGTACTCCGATCTGCTCCCAGGCCGATGTCTATCTGCAGCCCCGTCCCTCGACCGACGCGTATGTGGCGGTTGGGGTAATGAAGTACATGCTGGAGCACGGGCTCGAAGACAAGGAGTTCATGGAGAAGTGCTGCATTGGCGCCGACAAAGCCGTGGCCCGCATCAATTCCATTTCCTGGGACGAAATTGTCAAGACAACGGATCTTAAGCGTGAAGAGATCGAGGAATGGGCCAAGGTCTACTGCAATGCGAAAAAAGTGATCATCCGCGGCGGCTACGGCATGCAGCGCAACTTCAACGGCGCGCGCATGACTCGGGCGATTGGCATCATGCAGGCGATGCACGGGATGTTCGACAAGCCCAACGCCGGCATCATCTATGACAATGTCCGACCGATCACGGGTATGAACCTGGACAAAGGCAGGGGTAACTTCCTGCGCAAGGGCGAGCAGCAGCACGTCAACATGACGGATTTGGATACTGCCCTTCTGGGAGAAAACCCGACCACTGAGGGGCGCAAGATCAAGCCGATCCATGAGCTCGTCATCTACAACGGCAATCCCGTCGCCGTCTCCCCGAACGTGAATCAGGTGATCCGCAACCTGAAGCGCGATGATCTCTTCGTGGTCGGCTTCGACATGATCATGACCGACTCCATGCAGTACTGCGACCTGCTGCTGCCGGCCTCCACCCAGTTCGAGACAGACGACATCATCGGCGACTATCAGTGTTGGTTCGTCCAGATCTGTGAGAAAGTCATCGAACCGCTGGGCGAATCGAAGCCGAATCTCACTTTCTTTGAGGAATGGGCCCATCGGATGGGCTACACGGATCCTGCTTTCGATGAGACGGCCTTTGACATCATGCGCGACTTCCTGACGGATGCCGCCCCGTGGTACAAGGGCGTGACGGTTGAACGGCTGCAGAAGGAAAAGTTCATTAAGCTGCCGCTGCCAGAAAGCGTGCCTGTCCGCCATGGCCAGAAGTGCGGGACGCCTTCCGGAAAGATTGAACTCTATTCAGAATCCATGAAGAAGGCGGGATTTGATCCGGTGGTCGATCTTGGATTGCCGGAAAGCGAAATGCCTCCGGAAGAAAAGAAGCTCCCCTTCCGCATGCTCTCGCCCGGCATCCCCCAGCGTGTCAATTCGTCCTTCTACAACGTGAAGTACATCCGCGCCTTCAATGCCTACGAGTGCGAAATCAACCCGGCGGATGCCAAGAAGCTGGGCATTGCGGCAGGAGACCGCGTGAAGCTTTCCAACCAGCGTGGAACCGCATACTTCATCGCGCGCCTGACCACTCGCGTGCGCCCGGGCGTGGTGAGGACAACCAAGTGCAACTGGCGCTCCACCAATCCCTTCGGTCACAACACGAACACCAACAGCCTCACGACAGGCAAGCTCTCGGACTTGGGCGGCGGCTCTGCATATCACTCGACCCGCGTTGCGGTGGCAAAGGCTTAA
- a CDS encoding 4Fe-4S dicluster domain-containing protein, with protein MAENKLQKGFIFRQENCVGCGGCTIACQIHNELPEDVRFRKVDLYEVKDSRGRIRDVWLSHACMHCSNPSCMAVCPAGAFLKRDDGIVVLDRSKCTGCGLCRSACPYDAIVISKKDGKAAKCNMCIELLDAGLNPACVDGCPIKCLKVGNTAQVLNQTPDASRQGIGYRDGPNRPNMVIIRRRR; from the coding sequence ATGGCAGAAAACAAACTTCAGAAAGGCTTCATTTTCCGTCAGGAAAACTGCGTGGGTTGCGGTGGCTGCACGATCGCCTGCCAGATCCACAACGAGCTGCCGGAAGACGTCCGCTTCCGCAAGGTTGATCTCTATGAGGTGAAGGACTCCAGAGGCAGGATCCGCGACGTGTGGCTGTCTCATGCCTGCATGCACTGCTCGAACCCGAGCTGCATGGCTGTCTGCCCGGCCGGCGCATTCCTGAAGCGCGACGACGGCATTGTTGTGCTGGATCGAAGCAAGTGTACGGGTTGCGGACTTTGCAGGAGCGCCTGCCCCTACGATGCCATCGTGATCAGCAAAAAAGACGGCAAAGCGGCCAAATGCAATATGTGCATCGAACTGCTTGATGCCGGCCTGAACCCGGCCTGCGTCGACGGATGCCCGATTAAGTGCCTGAAAGTGGGCAATACGGCTCAGGTCCTCAACCAGACTCCGGATGCCTCCCGGCAGGGCATTGGCTATCGCGACGGCCCCAACAGGCCCAACATGGTCATCATCAGGAGGCGCAGATAA
- a CDS encoding TorD/DmsD family molecular chaperone, whose translation MVTREGWAGARDFFLAFKEGCQNAGKKETFQRLSSWAQNHGEEALARVAGKFAGSAEAAEVDFNRMCIGPGKLTVPPYESVWRTHTRILNNRYSAAVLHSYAEVGLALDPRFNEMADFFGNELEFLYYLASLLQAHEKAGHAEVCEALAEAADRFWAEHLGHWAHDFLLAFAQDAQEEVWKEWARVLDRKLSSLFEGVSLSQDMTGMEKTIAVPSANSRNCYANH comes from the coding sequence ATGGTCACAAGAGAGGGATGGGCTGGCGCTCGCGACTTTTTCCTTGCGTTTAAGGAAGGCTGCCAGAACGCCGGAAAAAAGGAAACTTTTCAAAGGCTTTCCAGCTGGGCGCAGAACCATGGCGAAGAAGCCCTGGCCCGGGTTGCCGGAAAGTTTGCCGGCAGCGCCGAGGCGGCTGAGGTGGATTTCAACCGCATGTGCATCGGTCCGGGGAAGCTGACTGTCCCTCCCTATGAAAGCGTCTGGCGCACTCACACCCGCATCCTTAACAATCGCTACTCGGCGGCCGTTCTCCACTCTTATGCGGAAGTCGGCCTTGCACTGGATCCCCGCTTCAATGAAATGGCCGATTTTTTCGGCAACGAGCTGGAATTTCTGTATTACCTCGCATCGTTGCTGCAGGCTCATGAGAAAGCCGGGCATGCGGAGGTCTGTGAAGCCCTTGCCGAGGCGGCGGACCGCTTCTGGGCGGAACATCTTGGACACTGGGCTCATGATTTTCTGCTGGCCTTCGCCCAAGATGCGCAGGAAGAGGTCTGGAAGGAGTGGGCGCGGGTTCTCGATCGAAAACTGAGTTCACTTTTTGAAGGCGTCAGTCTTTCGCAAGACATGACGGGCATGGAAAAAACCATTGCCGTACCTTCAGCCAATTCAAGGAACTGCTATGCAAATCATTAA
- a CDS encoding formate dehydrogenase subunit gamma has translation MQIIKYLTAFGLGAAGSAAWAADKAAQETVEHMPEFWSEVQEHAVNADVPQLLGYPSDPSLTMTYNPDAVSSGYLGFLQASTTIANFIFAAVVLVAVLFAVFVMINGRAKLDQGFSGKLIPRWSKLDVFLHWLTGIPGVVLILTGLVIGAGRFWLEPAMSPSHFFTLVSGSVQLHNFFAFPFLIGAVIMMVKWMKRQMPEKGDAAWFAKLGGYINLGKTKAEHPAAGFANAGEKAFFWTFVVFGLCLIVTGLMMLYPAAFGGVSKNSALLALIIHIVSAIVLSAFSVVHIYMGAVMSEGGIENMLSGKCDENWAIQNHSLWYEKVAKGN, from the coding sequence ATGCAAATCATTAAATATTTGACGGCCTTTGGACTTGGTGCCGCAGGTTCGGCCGCATGGGCTGCGGACAAGGCGGCACAGGAAACCGTTGAGCATATGCCGGAATTTTGGTCTGAGGTCCAGGAGCATGCGGTCAATGCCGATGTGCCTCAGCTGCTGGGATATCCCTCGGACCCCAGCCTGACCATGACGTACAACCCGGATGCGGTGAGCTCGGGCTATCTCGGCTTCCTGCAGGCAAGCACCACGATTGCGAATTTCATCTTCGCGGCCGTAGTGCTGGTCGCAGTCTTGTTTGCCGTATTCGTGATGATCAACGGACGCGCCAAGCTCGACCAAGGTTTCTCTGGCAAGCTGATCCCCAGGTGGTCCAAGCTGGACGTCTTCCTTCACTGGCTGACCGGCATTCCCGGAGTCGTGCTTATCCTGACGGGTCTGGTCATTGGCGCGGGGCGCTTCTGGCTTGAGCCGGCGATGTCCCCGTCCCATTTCTTTACCCTTGTGAGCGGATCCGTTCAGCTGCATAACTTCTTTGCCTTCCCGTTCCTGATCGGCGCCGTGATCATGATGGTGAAATGGATGAAGCGCCAGATGCCGGAAAAGGGCGACGCGGCCTGGTTTGCGAAGCTGGGCGGCTACATCAATCTGGGGAAAACAAAGGCCGAACATCCTGCTGCCGGCTTTGCCAACGCCGGCGAAAAGGCTTTTTTCTGGACGTTTGTCGTATTCGGCCTGTGCCTGATCGTGACCGGTCTGATGATGCTCTATCCGGCAGCTTTCGGCGGTGTCTCTAAAAACTCAGCTCTTCTCGCTCTCATTATTCACATTGTGAGTGCCATTGTTCTGAGCGCCTTCTCTGTCGTGCACATTTACATGGGCGCGGTCATGAGCGAGGGAGGAATCGAGAACATGCTCTCCGGAAAGTGCGATGAGAACTGGGCGATCCAGAACCACAGCCTTTGGTATGAGAAAGTCGCCAAGGGAAACTAA
- a CDS encoding 4Fe-4S dicluster domain-containing protein, whose amino-acid sequence MENRIGDARRRTTVGQVELRGPTGGEAVISMPRQCNHCSNPPCVQVCPTKATYKRSEDGLVVIDYDRCIHCMNCVPACPYGARQPDSSHKTPPEKCNFCIHRLQAGLLPACVESCIGHARIFGDLNDPNSEIYKVISSSKTYALLTQHGTKPNIFYIGLPDSVKDEVLLKLDSNDWQR is encoded by the coding sequence ATGGAAAATCGGATCGGAGATGCACGGAGAAGAACGACCGTAGGACAGGTCGAACTCCGCGGCCCGACCGGCGGCGAGGCTGTGATCTCTATGCCGCGCCAGTGCAATCACTGCAGCAATCCGCCCTGTGTGCAGGTTTGTCCGACCAAGGCGACCTACAAGCGCAGCGAGGACGGCCTGGTAGTGATTGACTATGACCGCTGCATCCACTGCATGAACTGTGTTCCTGCGTGCCCTTATGGAGCCAGGCAGCCCGACAGCTCGCACAAGACTCCTCCTGAGAAGTGCAACTTCTGCATTCACAGGCTTCAGGCAGGGTTGCTCCCTGCCTGCGTCGAAAGCTGCATCGGGCATGCCCGCATCTTTGGCGACCTCAATGATCCAAATAGCGAAATCTATAAAGTGATCAGCAGCAGCAAGACATACGCGCTTCTTACTCAACACGGAACCAAGCCCAACATTTTCTATATCGGACTGCCTGACTCGGTCAAGGACGAAGTTCTGCTGAAGCTCGACAGCAATGACTGGCAGCGGTAA
- a CDS encoding molybdopterin dinucleotide binding domain-containing protein has product MQEKKIRYGLASEPEMKKTGGTVELRPGIRLGFTKCFTCNNMCGIRYRYDEREGRLTRVAGNPYCEVVTGGRPLPLSTPVRKAYEMLTGDSGLSHRATTCGKGASGPDVLSDPYRIVKVLKRAGKRGENKWRSIPYEQALREILEGGDLFGEGRVEGLRSIRDLKTPVKPGSPEFGSKANQLLATFNEEDTIRGGLFSRFVTKGFGSVNLVSKHAYCGSSVGIGYSLGLGPSIEAGMCDIDWNDFEYGIFIGTAPGSSGASLNRLGFGAADARTARKAEYVCVDPILRNPAAAETGASWLPIIPGGDCAFLYALVRVIIDRKWYNADFLRVPSKSAAAKAKEVNWSNAAWLVNVESGSMADAAEFGLGKKGEGIVLVGGRAVSSEKAILGDLDAQVTLKALSGKSVRLATSFALLKREAQKHSLADYSRLCGIPAEKITAVAENFTHHGRKAAVVSNTGNYTADAPMVGWLICILNTLIGSHDARGGAIYGNGAQMGFEGRYDLNTVSGAPKLDGQSTVCLNMPYEESTEFKQKAAKGLKPYPAGHLYHNMNPGYGASNAAEMLTALANKSPYPAKALLTWRSNPVYAAASFSRQAVRALADPRTLPLFVSIDAYINETNVYADYIIPDHVMYEDYACDRTWGSFDQCVVAGAPVSESRTVKDAQGRRVGMERFLIDCAVKLGLPGFGRSSIPVKDGSPVDLLDPEDWSVRYIANVAAQCKGLPQVTDEDRKYAGLVHAMRDVTARVTKGEASQIEALFSRGGYYAHEERYDGQFMKNGGGKFLQLFNPAMAALHNCYSGKKYPGVPVLDEPRFFNGDPWSKIWSSQRFPLRFSSYKPILRSPYSAAFEHDLRVSPRNFIFINKTTAAWLGLKDGDKARLVSPNGLSAEGVLKCVQGVAAGAVCVSHCFGHTGYGARDCLIDGQTIRADARRGSGIAVNRLIPQDPTRPGPASLLCDVWAGGNCRSGIPMRVEKA; this is encoded by the coding sequence ATGCAAGAGAAGAAAATCAGATACGGTCTTGCCTCCGAACCTGAAATGAAGAAAACCGGGGGCACAGTTGAATTAAGACCCGGAATTCGCCTGGGTTTTACCAAATGCTTTACCTGCAACAACATGTGTGGCATCCGCTACAGGTATGACGAAAGGGAAGGGCGTCTAACACGCGTAGCCGGCAACCCTTACTGCGAGGTTGTAACGGGCGGCAGGCCTCTGCCGCTTTCTACCCCGGTGCGCAAGGCCTATGAGATGCTGACAGGCGATTCCGGTCTTTCCCATCGAGCAACCACCTGCGGGAAAGGCGCGAGCGGTCCCGATGTTCTTTCTGATCCCTATCGAATCGTCAAGGTTCTTAAGCGCGCAGGAAAGCGCGGAGAAAACAAATGGCGTTCGATTCCCTATGAACAGGCCCTCAGAGAAATCCTTGAAGGAGGGGATTTGTTCGGCGAGGGGCGCGTGGAGGGGCTACGGTCGATCCGCGACCTGAAGACTCCCGTCAAACCGGGCAGCCCGGAGTTCGGCTCCAAGGCCAATCAGCTATTGGCCACTTTTAACGAGGAGGACACGATCCGCGGCGGGCTTTTCAGCCGGTTCGTGACCAAAGGCTTCGGAAGCGTCAACCTCGTCTCCAAGCATGCTTATTGCGGATCTTCCGTGGGGATCGGTTATTCTCTGGGGCTCGGTCCGTCCATTGAGGCGGGCATGTGCGACATCGACTGGAACGATTTTGAATACGGAATATTCATTGGCACGGCGCCCGGCAGTTCCGGAGCGAGCCTGAACCGGCTGGGATTTGGGGCGGCAGACGCGCGGACGGCGAGAAAAGCTGAATATGTCTGTGTCGACCCTATTTTGAGGAATCCTGCCGCTGCCGAAACCGGGGCTTCGTGGCTGCCCATCATTCCGGGCGGGGACTGCGCGTTTCTGTATGCCCTCGTTCGAGTCATCATCGACCGGAAATGGTACAACGCTGACTTTTTGAGGGTTCCGTCTAAATCCGCAGCCGCAAAAGCGAAAGAGGTCAACTGGAGCAACGCCGCCTGGCTCGTCAATGTGGAAAGCGGCTCGATGGCGGACGCGGCGGAGTTTGGGCTAGGAAAGAAAGGCGAAGGGATCGTTCTGGTTGGGGGACGGGCGGTTTCCTCTGAGAAAGCGATTCTCGGCGATCTTGACGCTCAGGTGACCCTGAAGGCTCTGTCTGGCAAATCCGTTCGCCTTGCCACAAGCTTTGCTCTTCTGAAGCGCGAGGCTCAAAAGCATTCGCTTGCAGACTACAGTCGTCTGTGCGGGATACCGGCAGAGAAGATTACCGCTGTGGCGGAAAACTTCACTCACCATGGCCGCAAGGCCGCCGTGGTTTCGAACACAGGCAACTATACGGCTGACGCCCCCATGGTGGGCTGGCTGATCTGTATCCTCAACACGCTGATCGGCTCGCATGACGCGCGGGGCGGCGCCATTTATGGAAACGGCGCCCAGATGGGGTTTGAGGGAAGATACGATCTGAATACAGTCTCCGGGGCGCCAAAGCTGGACGGGCAAAGCACGGTGTGCCTCAACATGCCCTATGAAGAATCTACAGAATTCAAGCAGAAGGCGGCGAAGGGCCTTAAGCCTTATCCGGCAGGACATCTCTATCACAACATGAATCCAGGGTATGGGGCCTCGAATGCCGCGGAGATGCTTACGGCTCTTGCCAACAAATCTCCTTATCCGGCTAAAGCGCTGCTGACTTGGAGGAGCAACCCTGTTTACGCAGCTGCTTCTTTTAGCAGGCAGGCTGTCCGTGCTTTGGCTGATCCCCGGACCCTGCCGCTTTTTGTGTCGATAGATGCCTACATCAACGAGACCAATGTCTATGCGGATTACATTATCCCGGATCATGTGATGTACGAGGATTACGCCTGCGACCGCACCTGGGGGAGCTTTGACCAGTGCGTTGTGGCCGGTGCTCCTGTGTCCGAGTCCCGGACGGTGAAGGACGCCCAGGGCCGCAGAGTCGGCATGGAGCGCTTCCTCATAGACTGTGCTGTAAAACTGGGGCTGCCCGGATTCGGTCGTTCCTCGATACCGGTTAAAGACGGTTCTCCGGTCGATCTGCTGGATCCGGAGGACTGGAGTGTGCGCTACATTGCCAATGTGGCAGCCCAGTGCAAAGGGCTGCCACAGGTAACAGACGAGGATCGTAAATATGCCGGACTCGTTCACGCTATGAGGGACGTGACAGCGCGAGTGACAAAGGGCGAAGCCTCGCAAATTGAGGCTTTGTTCTCACGAGGAGGCTATTACGCTCATGAAGAGCGCTATGACGGCCAGTTTATGAAAAACGGAGGCGGCAAATTCCTGCAGCTGTTCAACCCTGCCATGGCAGCGCTGCATAACTGCTACAGCGGAAAGAAGTACCCAGGAGTGCCAGTGCTGGACGAGCCTCGTTTTTTTAATGGCGACCCATGGTCGAAAATCTGGAGCAGCCAGCGTTTTCCGCTGCGCTTCAGTTCCTACAAGCCCATCCTGAGATCCCCTTATTCTGCCGCTTTCGAACATGATCTTCGGGTCAGTCCCCGGAACTTCATATTTATAAATAAGACAACGGCTGCCTGGCTGGGGCTTAAAGACGGTGACAAGGCTCGCTTGGTGAGCCCGAACGGGCTTTCTGCCGAGGGAGTTTTAAAGTGTGTTCAAGGCGTGGCGGCAGGGGCGGTTTGCGTTTCCCATTGCTTTGGGCATACAGGGTATGGCGCTAGGGACTGCCTGATTGATGGGCAGACGATTCGGGCAGACGCTCGGCGCGGCAGCGGAATTGCCGTTAATCGTTTGATTCCTCAGGATCCTACCCGGCCCGGTCCGGCTTCGCTCTTGTGCGATGTTTGGGCCGGCGGCAACTGCCGCAGCGGTATCCCGATGAGGGTGGAGAAAGCCTGA
- the eutH gene encoding ethanolamine utilization protein EutH, with translation MSTVVIGIMAFFMTVGAVDKALFDNRFGYGREFERGLNTMGPLAMVMVGIMCAAPALGACIGPFFGRLFESVGSDPALFAGMVLGVDMGGLPLAQSMAHSSEAAVLSGIGLGGTFGCILTYAMPLSLSMCGSESRLDVSKGLVIGIIAAPLSLFGVGLAEGYAMSSLLKLGMPAFIFAATVAGALAFFAEKTAQVCLLVSRFLVGAFILLLAVAALENYFGFVLIPGMAPMGRQFELIGEISVMLAGAYPFVLFIQRHFAGLLHAFASFLKIDDSAALGMIVALANPLPTYTLFDQMTRRGRVICSAFSGPALCLLGDQLGFVSAVYPAGISALFAGKLIAAVAALIMALALVDAG, from the coding sequence ATGAGCACCGTGGTCATTGGGATCATGGCCTTTTTTATGACTGTCGGAGCGGTGGACAAAGCCCTCTTTGACAATCGGTTCGGCTATGGCAGGGAGTTTGAGCGGGGGTTAAACACGATGGGACCGCTTGCTATGGTCATGGTCGGCATTATGTGTGCTGCTCCGGCCCTGGGAGCGTGTATCGGCCCATTTTTCGGTAGGCTGTTCGAGTCCGTAGGATCGGATCCGGCACTATTTGCGGGGATGGTGCTGGGAGTAGATATGGGCGGTTTGCCACTAGCCCAGTCCATGGCTCACAGCAGTGAGGCGGCGGTTCTGTCCGGGATTGGTTTAGGAGGAACGTTCGGTTGCATTCTGACCTATGCGATGCCTCTCTCTCTTTCCATGTGCGGTTCGGAGAGTCGTTTGGATGTTTCCAAGGGACTGGTCATCGGCATTATCGCCGCTCCCCTCAGTCTTTTTGGGGTCGGTCTGGCGGAAGGCTATGCCATGAGCTCTCTTCTGAAACTAGGCATGCCCGCCTTCATTTTTGCGGCTACCGTAGCCGGAGCCCTTGCTTTTTTTGCGGAAAAAACGGCTCAGGTCTGCCTTCTTGTTTCCCGTTTTTTGGTCGGCGCCTTCATTCTGCTGCTGGCTGTTGCTGCACTTGAAAATTATTTTGGTTTTGTGCTGATTCCTGGGATGGCCCCTATGGGCCGGCAGTTTGAGCTCATTGGGGAAATCAGTGTGATGCTGGCGGGAGCCTATCCCTTCGTACTGTTTATCCAAAGGCACTTTGCGGGACTGCTCCATGCATTCGCTTCGTTTTTAAAGATTGATGACTCTGCAGCTTTGGGAATGATTGTCGCTCTCGCCAATCCACTGCCGACGTATACTTTGTTCGATCAAATGACCCGGCGGGGCAGGGTGATATGCTCGGCATTTTCTGGCCCCGCTCTTTGCCTTTTGGGGGATCAGCTGGGATTCGTATCGGCTGTATACCCGGCCGGAATCTCCGCGCTTTTTGCAGGAAAGCTGATAGCGGCCGTGGCTGCCCTGATTATGGCTCTTGCCTTAGTTGATGCCGGGTGA